In Saccharomonospora marina XMU15, one genomic interval encodes:
- a CDS encoding DUF6346 domain-containing protein produces the protein MNTRNAVARVARALGWWLMVLVGLLLLATVNRVTYGGGPEVDRIGTASARECVEYGPVSLHGFGTTYRCTAEVRWADGDVEQREFPAGQLSPSDVGTPVEVYLDIGDGVQEETTIGRNGSARFSELRFPVKIALGFAVFLVLGLGALYNTYRVFRPGTGSDTESDSGGSKRGGRKDDWPVTAAERAGVPIPRLVVRLRLLSAWCLLVAIAVPVSTVVRFDAERAPRFVSPWPQVGRALLVDVPAAGAVIIGLVLAVLLYATASAAHRDAARVVKYGPDYLARGLSGGEPARALLATRMSRLAESERASRAFGIGFGVALLGLAAWAVTRVVSAMPGDAPWSVWLAGARDSVLLACLALILLFTAETRYHRLSELLARHEINHVNRGTENGFVAS, from the coding sequence GTGAACACACGTAACGCTGTGGCGCGGGTGGCCCGCGCGCTCGGCTGGTGGCTGATGGTGCTGGTCGGCCTGCTGCTGCTGGCGACCGTGAACCGGGTGACCTACGGCGGCGGACCGGAGGTGGATCGCATCGGCACCGCCAGCGCCCGCGAGTGTGTCGAGTACGGCCCGGTGAGCTTGCACGGCTTCGGCACCACCTACCGCTGCACCGCCGAGGTGCGCTGGGCCGATGGAGACGTCGAGCAGCGGGAGTTCCCCGCAGGGCAGCTCAGCCCGTCCGACGTCGGGACACCGGTCGAGGTCTACCTCGACATCGGCGACGGCGTGCAGGAGGAGACCACGATCGGCCGAAACGGCAGTGCCCGGTTCTCCGAGTTGAGGTTCCCGGTGAAGATCGCGCTCGGGTTCGCCGTCTTTCTCGTGCTCGGACTGGGTGCGCTGTACAACACCTACCGCGTGTTCCGGCCAGGCACCGGGTCCGACACCGAAAGCGACAGCGGGGGCTCGAAGCGGGGCGGGCGGAAGGATGACTGGCCGGTCACCGCCGCCGAGCGGGCAGGCGTACCGATTCCTCGGCTGGTGGTGCGGTTGCGGTTGCTGTCCGCCTGGTGCCTGCTCGTGGCGATCGCCGTGCCTGTTTCGACCGTCGTGCGGTTCGACGCCGAGCGAGCACCACGTTTCGTCTCGCCCTGGCCGCAGGTCGGGCGGGCACTGCTCGTCGATGTCCCGGCCGCGGGTGCCGTCATCATCGGCTTGGTACTGGCAGTACTGCTGTACGCAACGGCGTCGGCCGCCCACCGCGACGCCGCACGTGTGGTCAAGTACGGACCCGACTACCTCGCGCGCGGACTCAGCGGTGGCGAACCCGCGCGCGCCTTGCTGGCGACCAGGATGAGCAGGCTGGCCGAATCCGAGCGGGCGAGCAGGGCGTTCGGGATCGGCTTCGGGGTCGCGCTGCTGGGACTTGCCGCGTGGGCGGTGACGCGAGTGGTGTCCGCAATGCCCGGGGACGCACCGTGGTCGGTATGGCTGGCGGGTGCTCGTGACTCCGTGCTGTTGGCCTGCCTTGCGCTGATCTTGCTGTTCACTGCCGAGACGCGGTACCACCGGCTGTCCGAGCTGCTCGCCCGGCACGAAATAAACCACGTGAACCGGGGAACCGAAAACGGATTCGTGGCATCGTAG
- the rpsT gene encoding 30S ribosomal protein S20, with protein MANIKSQMKRIKTNEKARLRNQSVKSAVKTAIRKFREAADAGDRDKALELQRVAARKLDKAATKGVIHKNQAANKKSAMARKVNSL; from the coding sequence GTGGCCAACATCAAGTCCCAGATGAAGCGCATCAAGACCAACGAGAAGGCGCGCCTGCGCAACCAGTCGGTGAAGTCGGCGGTCAAGACCGCGATCCGGAAGTTCCGCGAGGCCGCAGACGCCGGTGACCGCGACAAGGCCCTGGAGTTGCAGCGCGTGGCCGCTCGCAAGCTGGACAAGGCGGCGACCAAGGGCGTCATCCACAAGAACCAGGCCGCCAACAAGAAGTCCGCGATGGCTCGCAAGGTCAACTCGCTCTGA
- a CDS encoding VOC family protein has product MDVLSSRVLLHPTDPQATTAFYRDTLGLAVYREFPGGTVFFLGGGFLEIVGRGQAGPTADMALWLQVRDLAATVAELRQRGVEPISGPKREPWGLDEAWIRDPDGTRIVLVEVPAEHPLRVDVREHT; this is encoded by the coding sequence ATGGACGTGCTGAGTAGCCGGGTGCTGCTGCATCCAACGGACCCGCAGGCCACCACCGCGTTCTACCGCGACACCCTCGGGCTGGCGGTGTATCGCGAGTTCCCGGGTGGGACGGTGTTCTTCCTCGGCGGTGGCTTCCTCGAGATCGTCGGGCGCGGCCAGGCCGGCCCCACCGCCGACATGGCGCTGTGGCTGCAGGTCAGAGACCTGGCCGCGACCGTCGCCGAACTGCGGCAACGTGGCGTGGAGCCGATCTCCGGACCCAAACGGGAGCCGTGGGGCCTCGACGAGGCCTGGATCCGCGACCCCGACGGCACCCGTATCGTGCTGGTGGAGGTTCCCGCCGAGCACCCGCTTCGGGTGGATGTCCGTGAACACACGTAA
- the holA gene encoding DNA polymerase III subunit delta — MTAPATTPAPLHLVLGDEELLVERAVRAALDSARLADPAADITRMRVSDLTPAGLAELVSPSLFAEGRVVVLDAAQDSSQEIADAILAYVADPVDAVVLVVVHSGGGRSKAAKSLPAALRKAGAVVTECAKITKPAEREAFVRGEVRRAGGRIDAGGIVALIDAVGSDLRELASAAAQLVADSGGSVDEAAVRRYHRGKADVTGFLVAEKAVSGDRAAALESVRWAQQIGVPHVLLADALADAVRTIARVSAAGRGNPNQLAGELGMPPWKIRKAQGQSRGWSSSGLAAAMGIVARVNAEVKGAAADPDYAVERAVLDIVAARHRR, encoded by the coding sequence GTGACCGCGCCAGCCACCACCCCAGCACCCCTGCACCTCGTGCTCGGTGACGAAGAACTGCTAGTCGAGCGGGCTGTGCGGGCGGCGCTCGATTCTGCGCGCCTTGCCGACCCCGCTGCCGACATCACCCGAATGCGCGTGTCGGACCTCACCCCGGCCGGTCTGGCCGAACTGGTGAGCCCGTCGCTGTTCGCCGAGGGCAGGGTGGTCGTACTGGACGCGGCACAGGACAGCTCGCAGGAAATCGCCGACGCGATCCTGGCCTATGTCGCCGACCCCGTGGACGCGGTGGTGCTCGTGGTCGTGCACAGCGGAGGTGGCCGAAGCAAGGCGGCGAAGTCGCTACCTGCCGCGCTGCGAAAGGCAGGGGCGGTGGTGACCGAGTGCGCCAAGATCACCAAGCCTGCCGAACGCGAGGCGTTCGTGCGTGGCGAGGTGCGCAGAGCCGGCGGGCGGATCGACGCGGGCGGAATCGTCGCGCTGATCGACGCGGTCGGTTCGGATTTGCGTGAGCTGGCGTCGGCAGCCGCGCAGCTCGTCGCGGACTCCGGTGGATCGGTCGACGAAGCGGCGGTGCGTCGGTATCACAGGGGCAAGGCCGACGTGACCGGCTTCCTGGTGGCAGAAAAGGCGGTGTCCGGCGATCGGGCGGCCGCGCTGGAGTCGGTGCGGTGGGCGCAACAGATCGGCGTGCCACATGTGCTGCTGGCCGACGCGCTGGCCGATGCCGTGCGCACCATCGCCCGCGTGTCCGCGGCGGGCCGGGGTAACCCGAACCAGCTCGCCGGGGAGCTGGGTATGCCGCCGTGGAAGATTCGCAAGGCGCAAGGCCAGTCCCGCGGGTGGAGTTCGAGCGGTCTCGCGGCCGCCATGGGCATCGTCGCGCGGGTGAATGCCGAGGTGAAAGGCGCGGCGGCCGATCCGGACTACGCCGTCGAGCGCGCTGTGCTGGATATCGTGGCCGCACGGCATCGCCGGTAG
- a CDS encoding YbaB/EbfC family nucleoid-associated protein has protein sequence MAAEGMDRAQEWLADYTRRVGDIQRRAAQTQEQIKNLRARAASPDGSVSVVLAPGGRLEELRLAPRALELGHQRLAATITQTVQAAHAEAAAQTQEALLPLVGESDAMDFLRDQIGAAMDEEEDGHSSAANGTGEERTHGGRARADDDDGESFGGSILR, from the coding sequence GTGGCAGCAGAAGGAATGGACCGAGCGCAGGAGTGGCTTGCCGACTACACGCGCAGGGTCGGTGACATCCAGCGCAGAGCCGCACAGACGCAGGAACAGATCAAGAATCTTCGCGCCCGAGCCGCGAGCCCCGACGGTTCGGTCTCGGTGGTGCTCGCGCCGGGCGGGAGGCTCGAGGAACTGCGACTGGCGCCGCGTGCGCTCGAACTGGGACATCAGCGCTTGGCCGCGACCATCACGCAGACCGTGCAGGCAGCGCACGCCGAGGCCGCTGCCCAGACGCAGGAAGCGCTGTTGCCGCTCGTTGGTGAGTCCGACGCGATGGATTTCCTGCGCGACCAGATCGGCGCGGCCATGGACGAGGAGGAAGACGGTCACTCCTCGGCCGCGAACGGCACGGGGGAGGAACGTACGCATGGTGGGCGGGCCCGAGCCGACGATGACGACGGCGAGTCATTCGGTGGCTCCATTCTGAGGTGA